A window of the Hypomesus transpacificus isolate Combined female chromosome 10, fHypTra1, whole genome shotgun sequence genome harbors these coding sequences:
- the LOC124472795 gene encoding natural killer cell receptor 2B4-like isoform X1 — MFLYHLYIAVALTTVYKQVYSEETPVFVLKGQDVCLELKEHADPENVSFVTWTFQSVSVLKYFRPSNFLQLSEDYKNKAHFSEGNFSLLIKNFEKADSGLYSLKVTRSSKEIETMYFIVVQDKVDPPVLTVDSNTSTADPCNMTVTCRTLNTSVSSTCNTTTCSQVGGDRGGVVTSTAALLIYVSGGSIICNHSNQVNWANDTKEIKGLCPLYPTGQIQIPIIVPASTTAVFILIVCAAIGVYVCQYKKKTRTVCVNSTYDSVQGAPVDQSADSCSPTIYSTVQLPKPEDPETMEMTANATQLPNSIYAQVTKKTIRHTSTS, encoded by the exons ATGTTTCTATATCATCTGTACATAGCTGTAGCTCTAACTACTGTCTATAAACAAG TTTACTCTGAGGAGACCCCTGTGTTTGTGCTGAAGGGCCAGGATGTCTGTCTGGAACTCAAGGAGCATGCTGATCCAGAAAATGTATCATTTGTAACGTGGACATTCCAATCTGTCAGTGTATTGAAATACTTCCGTCCTTCAAATTTTCTTCAACTTTCAGAAGATTATAAAAACAAGGCACACTTTTCAGAAGGAAACTTCTCCCTACTTATCAAGAACTTTGAAAAAGCAGACAGTGGACTTTATAGCCTAAAAGTGACACGTTCATCTAAAGAAATCGAGACCATGTATTTTATTGTGGTTCAAG ataAAGTTGACCCACCAGTGCTGACAGTAGACTCAAACACCTCCACTGCTGACCCCTGTAACATGACTGTGACCTGCAGAACTCTGAACACCTCAGTCTCCTCCACCTGTAACACCACCACCTGCTCTCAggtgggaggagacagaggaggggttgTGACCTCTACTGCTGCTCTCCTCATCTATGTATCTGGGGGGTCCATCATCTGTAACCACAGCAACCAGGTCAACTGGGCAAACGATACCAAGGAGATTAAAGGGCTTTGCCCTCTTTACCCTACAG GCCAGATACAAATCCCTATTATTGTCCCTGCAAGCACAACTGCTGTTTTCATACTGATCGTGTGTGCTGCCATAGGTGTTTATGTGTGCCAATATAAGAAAA AGACAAGAACTGTATGTGTCAACTCAACATATGACTCTGTTCAG GGGGCTCCTGTTGATCAGTCAGCTGACAGCTGCTCACCAACCATCTACAGCACAGTGCAACTCCCTAAGCCTGAGGATCCGGAAACCATGGAGATGACCGCCAACGCCACACAACTCCCTAACAGCATTTACGCTCAGGTGACGAAAAAAACCATCAGGCATACTAGCACTAGTTAA
- the LOC124472795 gene encoding natural killer cell receptor 2B4-like isoform X2, which produces MFLYHLYIAVALTTVYKQVYSEETPVFVLKGQDVCLELKEHADPENVSFVTWTFQSVSVLKYFRPSNFLQLSEDYKNKAHFSEGNFSLLIKNFEKADSGLYSLKVTRSSKEIETMYFIVVQDKVDPPVLTVDSNTSTADPCNMTVTCRTLNTSVSSTCNTTTCSQVGGDRGGVVTSTAALLIYVSGGSIICNHSNQVNWANDTKEIKGLCPLYPTETRTVCVNSTYDSVQGAPVDQSADSCSPTIYSTVQLPKPEDPETMEMTANATQLPNSIYAQVTKKTIRHTSTS; this is translated from the exons ATGTTTCTATATCATCTGTACATAGCTGTAGCTCTAACTACTGTCTATAAACAAG TTTACTCTGAGGAGACCCCTGTGTTTGTGCTGAAGGGCCAGGATGTCTGTCTGGAACTCAAGGAGCATGCTGATCCAGAAAATGTATCATTTGTAACGTGGACATTCCAATCTGTCAGTGTATTGAAATACTTCCGTCCTTCAAATTTTCTTCAACTTTCAGAAGATTATAAAAACAAGGCACACTTTTCAGAAGGAAACTTCTCCCTACTTATCAAGAACTTTGAAAAAGCAGACAGTGGACTTTATAGCCTAAAAGTGACACGTTCATCTAAAGAAATCGAGACCATGTATTTTATTGTGGTTCAAG ataAAGTTGACCCACCAGTGCTGACAGTAGACTCAAACACCTCCACTGCTGACCCCTGTAACATGACTGTGACCTGCAGAACTCTGAACACCTCAGTCTCCTCCACCTGTAACACCACCACCTGCTCTCAggtgggaggagacagaggaggggttgTGACCTCTACTGCTGCTCTCCTCATCTATGTATCTGGGGGGTCCATCATCTGTAACCACAGCAACCAGGTCAACTGGGCAAACGATACCAAGGAGATTAAAGGGCTTTGCCCTCTTTACCCTACAG AGACAAGAACTGTATGTGTCAACTCAACATATGACTCTGTTCAG GGGGCTCCTGTTGATCAGTCAGCTGACAGCTGCTCACCAACCATCTACAGCACAGTGCAACTCCCTAAGCCTGAGGATCCGGAAACCATGGAGATGACCGCCAACGCCACACAACTCCCTAACAGCATTTACGCTCAGGTGACGAAAAAAACCATCAGGCATACTAGCACTAGTTAA
- the kirrel1b gene encoding kin of IRRE-like protein 1b isoform X2 translates to MLRLWIITLAISFNKVWTARFSQEPADQSVVLGERVVLSCVVFNYTGIVQWTKDGLALGVGEGLRAWPRYRVLRVIDIGQYNLEISSADLSDDSLYECQATEAALRSRRAKLTVLIPPDEPVVEGAPEILLIAGTPHNLSCVTRGAKPLAVIEWQRDGVVLEGAHSSTEVLPDRKRVTTRSYLPLIPQDTDTGRNFTCVATNMAVPLGKRTSIMLNVHHPPTVTLSIEPRSVLEGERVIFTCQAYANPPIMGYRWAKGGVLLEGARESVFMTTADHSFFTEPVSCQVFNAVGSTNVSILVDVHFGPILVVEPRPVTVDLDSDVTLNCKWSGNPPLTLTWTKKGSSMVLSNNNQLYLKSVSQADAGQYVCKAIVPRIGVGETEVTLTVNGPPIISSESVQYAVRGEKGEVKCFIASTPPPDKIVWAWKENVWEKEKGTLLERYTVEQSKPQSQGGAVLSTLTINNVMESDFHSPYNCTAWNAFGPGTMIITLEENEMVPVGIIAGGTVGSSILLLLFLLALALFLYRQRKGRRGVTLGKPDIKVETVNKETHSLEEDSASVSTATRMVKAMYSPFKDDMDLKQDLRSEALDTREEYELKDPTNGYYNVRATTHDEARPQSRAILYQGEFRSPNLGGGLAGAASSGPAGGASGAVPPSGVPGSRAGCYDPRPPSRMSHASYAQFNTFTRAAQSQQAPPNPVPQTGDFPGDCGLLDASTQLAYDNYGYPAQYPTYRMGFAPPLEGGPAYEMYPTGQGVGPGPGAGPGPGPGPGPGPGPGPGPGPGPGPGPGSGAGAGAGAGAGPEPGLGKYGSSTRFSYSSPPSDTHRHTQRMQTHV, encoded by the exons tgTGGACGGCCAGGTTCTCCCAGGAGCCTGCAGACCAGTCGGtggtgctgggagagagggtggtgctGTCCTGTGTGGTGTTCAACTACACTGGCATCGTGCAGTGGACCAAGGATGGGCTGGCGTTGGGCGTTGGAGAGGGCCTCaggg CCTGGCCAAGGTACCGTGTGCTGCGGGTGATAGACATCGGCCAGTACAACCTGGAGATCTCCTCGGCAGACCTGTCTGATGACTCCCTGTACGAGTGCCAGGCCACCGAGGCGGCCCTGAGATCCCGCAGAGCCAAACTCACCGTCCTCA TCCCTCCAGACGAGCCGGTGGTGGAGGGAGCTCCAGAGATCCTGCTGATCGCCGGCACGCCCCACAACCTGAGCTGTGTGACCAGAGGAGCCAAGCCCCTCGCTGTCATCGAGTGGCAGAGGGACGGGGTGGTCCTGGAGGGAGCACACAGCTCCAcc gaagTGCtcccagacaggaagagggtgaCCACACGGAGctatctccccctcatcccccaggacacagacacaggccgCAACTTCACCTGCGTGGCCACTAACATGGCCGTGCCCCTGGGCAAACGCACATCCATCATGCTCAACGTCCACC acccccccactGTAACATTGTCCATAGAGCCTCGCTCagtcctggagggagagagagtcataTTCACCTGCCAGGCATATGCCAACCCCCCCATCATGGGATACAG gtggGCGAAGGGGGGTGTTCTCCTGGAGGGGGCCCGAGAGAGTGTGTTCATGACCACGGCCGACCACTCCTTCTTCACTGAGCCTGTTTCCTGTCAGGTGTTCAACGCCGTGGGCAGCACTAACGTCAGCATCCTGGTCGATGTCCACT TCGGTCCTATCCTAGTGGTGGAGCCCAGGCCAGTGACGGTGGACCTCGACTCTGACGTCACGCTCAACTGCAAGTGGTCAGGAAACccccccctgaccctgacctggACCAAGAAGGGCTCCAGCATG GTCCTCAGTAACAACAACCAGCTGTACCTGAAGTCAGTGAGCCAGGCAGATGCAGGTCAATATGTGTGTAAGGCCATCGTTCCCAGGATAGGAGTGGGTGAGACAGAGGTCACTCTCACCGTCAATG gtccTCCCATCATCTCCAGTGAGTCTGTGCAGTACGCagtgagaggggagaaaggagaggtcaAGTGTTTTATCGCCAGCACTCCCCCTCCTGATAAGATT GTGTGGGCGTGGAAGGAGAACGtgtgggagaaggagaaggggacaCTGCTGGAGAGGTACACGGTGGAGCAGAGCAAGCCCCAGTCCCAAGGGGGCGctgtcctctccaccctcaccatcAACAACGTCATGGAGTCCGACTTCCACTCCCCCTACAACTGTACGGCCTGGAACGCCTTCGGACCCGGCACCATGATCATCACCCTGGAGGAgaacg agatGGTGCCTGTGGGGATCATCGCTGGAGGGACCGTGGGCTCCTCCATCCTGCTGCTGCTCTTCCTGCTGGCCCTGGCTCTCTTCCTCTACCGCCAACGCAAAG GTCGCCGTGGGGTCACGCTGGGTAAACCTGACATCAAAGTAGAGACGGTCAACAAGGAGACCCATAGTCTGGAGGAAGACTCCGCCAGCGTATCCACGGCAACGCGCATGGTTAAAGCCATGTACTCT cCCTTCAAAGACGACATGGACCTGAAGCAGGACTTGCGAAGCGAAGCGTTGGACACACGCGAAGAGTACGAGCTCAAG GATCCCACCAATGGCTACTACAATGTGCGTGCCACCACCCACGACGAGGCCCGCCCCCAGTCCCGTGCCATCCTCTACCAGGGGGAGTTCCGCTCCCCCAACCTGGGTGGGGGGCTGGCCGGCGCCGCCTCCAGCGGGCCTGCAGGGGGTGCCAGCGGGGCAGTGCCCCCCAGCGGAGTGCCAGGTTCACGGGCAGGCTGCTATGACCCCCGGCCCCCCTCCAGGATGTCCCATGCCAGCTACGCGCAGTTCAACACCTTCACCAGGGCAGCCCAGAGCCAACAGGCCCCGCCCAATCCCGTTCCGCAGACCGGAGACTTCCCCGGAGACTGCGGCCTATTGGATGCTAGCACTCAGCTGGCCTATGACAACTATGGCtatcctgcccagtaccccaccTACCGAATGGGCTTCGCCCCGCCCTTGGAGGGAGGGCCAGCCTATGAGATGTACCCGACGGGACAAGGGGTAGGACCCGGCCCGGGGGCAGGGCCGGGGCCggggccaggaccaggaccaggaccaggaccaggaccaggaccaggaccaggaccaggaccaggaccagggtctggagctggggctggggctggggctggggctggaccaGAGCCTGGGCTCGGGAAGTACGGAAGCTCCACTCGTTTTTcctactcctcccctccctctgacacccacagacacacacagaggatgcAAACTCATGTGTGA
- the LOC124472796 gene encoding uncharacterized protein LOC124472796 isoform X1 → MAATSQLLLLLCTVSLEVILQPVDSADAPILAVKGGSVQLDVQASLKGMDIEYIFWRFNLTHSVLRYSNESKNPLKVYQEYENRVDLNPKTYTLVLKNLQETDNGIYSAKITDHRGYEKDVAKHELHVHEAVPDLEFTMLLIYFNSTEGYCNVSVTCAAGDSSVAYTCDPGGCTQDLAVLVTPQLLLGVTGAGGTVVCNGSNLVSARSRWGRMSDVCTEELVSSPMSLLGPTVILVDILTALLLIYLLLYCLVIRPKHTGVFTTTKKMKMKCASIELLHVNEFEEVLKDPSLPDYLRGAAIYSISRGRKPPLPRLGHPIPDHTDTYTLARL, encoded by the exons ATGGCTGCAACATCTCAGCTCCTTCTGCTTCTCTGTACTGTTTCACTTGAGGTCATCCTGCAGCCAG TGGACAGTGCAGACGCCCCCATTCTCGCTGTCAAGGGGGGCTCGGTCCAGCTGGACGTCCAGGCCAGCCTCAAGGGCATGGACATCGAGTACATCTTCTGGAGGTTTAACCTCACACACAGCGTGTTGCGCTACAGCAACGAGTCCAAAAACCCTCTGAAGGTCTACCAGGAGTACGAGAACCGGGTGGACCTGAACCCCAAGACCTACACTCTGGTTCTGAAGAACCTGCAGGAGACGGACAACGGGATCTACAGTGCCAAGATAACAGACCACCGTGGGTACGAGAAGGACGTGGCTAAGCATGAGCTGCACGTTCACG AGGCAGTCCCAGACCTGGAGTTCACCATGCTGCTCATCTACTTCAACTCCACCGAGGGCTACTGCAACGTGTCAGTGACCTGTGCGGCCGGGGACAGCTCCGTGGCCTACACCTGCGACCCGGGCGGCTGCACCCAGGACCTGGCGGTCCTCGTCACGCCGCAGCTGCTGCTGGGCGTCACCGGGGCCGGCGGCACGGTGGTGTGCAACGGCAGCAACCTGGTCAGCGCCAGGAGCCGGTGGGGCCGCATGAGTGACGTCT GCACTGAGGAGCTGGTCTCCTCTCCCATGTCTCTGCTGGGGCCCACTGTGATCCTGGTGGACATCctcactgccctcctcctcatctacctccttctctactgcctGGTCATCAGACCTAAACACACAGGAG TATTCACCACcacaaagaaaatgaaaatgaaatgtgCCTCCATCGAG TTGCTGCACGTGAATGAGTTTGAGGAAGTGTTGaaggacccctccctccctgactatCTGAGAGGAGCAGCCATCTATAGCATATCACGAGGCAGGAAGCCCCCTCTGCCTCGCCTGGGACACCCCATACCAGACCACACAGACACCTACACACTGGCCAGACTATAG
- the kirrel1b gene encoding kin of IRRE-like protein 1b isoform X1, with protein sequence MLRLWIITLAISFNKVWTARFSQEPADQSVVLGERVVLSCVVFNYTGIVQWTKDGLALGVGEGLRAWPRYRVLRVIDIGQYNLEISSADLSDDSLYECQATEAALRSRRAKLTVLIPPDEPVVEGAPEILLIAGTPHNLSCVTRGAKPLAVIEWQRDGVVLEGAHSSTEVLPDRKRVTTRSYLPLIPQDTDTGRNFTCVATNMAVPLGKRTSIMLNVHHPPTVTLSIEPRSVLEGERVIFTCQAYANPPIMGYRWAKGGVLLEGARESVFMTTADHSFFTEPVSCQVFNAVGSTNVSILVDVHFGPILVVEPRPVTVDLDSDVTLNCKWSGNPPLTLTWTKKGSSMVLSNNNQLYLKSVSQADAGQYVCKAIVPRIGVGETEVTLTVNGPPIISSESVQYAVRGEKGEVKCFIASTPPPDKIVWAWKENVWEKEKGTLLERYTVEQSKPQSQGGAVLSTLTINNVMESDFHSPYNCTAWNAFGPGTMIITLEENEMVPVGIIAGGTVGSSILLLLFLLALALFLYRQRKGSRRGVTLGKPDIKVETVNKETHSLEEDSASVSTATRMVKAMYSPFKDDMDLKQDLRSEALDTREEYELKDPTNGYYNVRATTHDEARPQSRAILYQGEFRSPNLGGGLAGAASSGPAGGASGAVPPSGVPGSRAGCYDPRPPSRMSHASYAQFNTFTRAAQSQQAPPNPVPQTGDFPGDCGLLDASTQLAYDNYGYPAQYPTYRMGFAPPLEGGPAYEMYPTGQGVGPGPGAGPGPGPGPGPGPGPGPGPGPGPGPGPGSGAGAGAGAGAGPEPGLGKYGSSTRFSYSSPPSDTHRHTQRMQTHV encoded by the exons tgTGGACGGCCAGGTTCTCCCAGGAGCCTGCAGACCAGTCGGtggtgctgggagagagggtggtgctGTCCTGTGTGGTGTTCAACTACACTGGCATCGTGCAGTGGACCAAGGATGGGCTGGCGTTGGGCGTTGGAGAGGGCCTCaggg CCTGGCCAAGGTACCGTGTGCTGCGGGTGATAGACATCGGCCAGTACAACCTGGAGATCTCCTCGGCAGACCTGTCTGATGACTCCCTGTACGAGTGCCAGGCCACCGAGGCGGCCCTGAGATCCCGCAGAGCCAAACTCACCGTCCTCA TCCCTCCAGACGAGCCGGTGGTGGAGGGAGCTCCAGAGATCCTGCTGATCGCCGGCACGCCCCACAACCTGAGCTGTGTGACCAGAGGAGCCAAGCCCCTCGCTGTCATCGAGTGGCAGAGGGACGGGGTGGTCCTGGAGGGAGCACACAGCTCCAcc gaagTGCtcccagacaggaagagggtgaCCACACGGAGctatctccccctcatcccccaggacacagacacaggccgCAACTTCACCTGCGTGGCCACTAACATGGCCGTGCCCCTGGGCAAACGCACATCCATCATGCTCAACGTCCACC acccccccactGTAACATTGTCCATAGAGCCTCGCTCagtcctggagggagagagagtcataTTCACCTGCCAGGCATATGCCAACCCCCCCATCATGGGATACAG gtggGCGAAGGGGGGTGTTCTCCTGGAGGGGGCCCGAGAGAGTGTGTTCATGACCACGGCCGACCACTCCTTCTTCACTGAGCCTGTTTCCTGTCAGGTGTTCAACGCCGTGGGCAGCACTAACGTCAGCATCCTGGTCGATGTCCACT TCGGTCCTATCCTAGTGGTGGAGCCCAGGCCAGTGACGGTGGACCTCGACTCTGACGTCACGCTCAACTGCAAGTGGTCAGGAAACccccccctgaccctgacctggACCAAGAAGGGCTCCAGCATG GTCCTCAGTAACAACAACCAGCTGTACCTGAAGTCAGTGAGCCAGGCAGATGCAGGTCAATATGTGTGTAAGGCCATCGTTCCCAGGATAGGAGTGGGTGAGACAGAGGTCACTCTCACCGTCAATG gtccTCCCATCATCTCCAGTGAGTCTGTGCAGTACGCagtgagaggggagaaaggagaggtcaAGTGTTTTATCGCCAGCACTCCCCCTCCTGATAAGATT GTGTGGGCGTGGAAGGAGAACGtgtgggagaaggagaaggggacaCTGCTGGAGAGGTACACGGTGGAGCAGAGCAAGCCCCAGTCCCAAGGGGGCGctgtcctctccaccctcaccatcAACAACGTCATGGAGTCCGACTTCCACTCCCCCTACAACTGTACGGCCTGGAACGCCTTCGGACCCGGCACCATGATCATCACCCTGGAGGAgaacg agatGGTGCCTGTGGGGATCATCGCTGGAGGGACCGTGGGCTCCTCCATCCTGCTGCTGCTCTTCCTGCTGGCCCTGGCTCTCTTCCTCTACCGCCAACGCAAAGGCA GTCGCCGTGGGGTCACGCTGGGTAAACCTGACATCAAAGTAGAGACGGTCAACAAGGAGACCCATAGTCTGGAGGAAGACTCCGCCAGCGTATCCACGGCAACGCGCATGGTTAAAGCCATGTACTCT cCCTTCAAAGACGACATGGACCTGAAGCAGGACTTGCGAAGCGAAGCGTTGGACACACGCGAAGAGTACGAGCTCAAG GATCCCACCAATGGCTACTACAATGTGCGTGCCACCACCCACGACGAGGCCCGCCCCCAGTCCCGTGCCATCCTCTACCAGGGGGAGTTCCGCTCCCCCAACCTGGGTGGGGGGCTGGCCGGCGCCGCCTCCAGCGGGCCTGCAGGGGGTGCCAGCGGGGCAGTGCCCCCCAGCGGAGTGCCAGGTTCACGGGCAGGCTGCTATGACCCCCGGCCCCCCTCCAGGATGTCCCATGCCAGCTACGCGCAGTTCAACACCTTCACCAGGGCAGCCCAGAGCCAACAGGCCCCGCCCAATCCCGTTCCGCAGACCGGAGACTTCCCCGGAGACTGCGGCCTATTGGATGCTAGCACTCAGCTGGCCTATGACAACTATGGCtatcctgcccagtaccccaccTACCGAATGGGCTTCGCCCCGCCCTTGGAGGGAGGGCCAGCCTATGAGATGTACCCGACGGGACAAGGGGTAGGACCCGGCCCGGGGGCAGGGCCGGGGCCggggccaggaccaggaccaggaccaggaccaggaccaggaccaggaccaggaccaggaccaggaccagggtctggagctggggctggggctggggctggggctggaccaGAGCCTGGGCTCGGGAAGTACGGAAGCTCCACTCGTTTTTcctactcctcccctccctctgacacccacagacacacacagaggatgcAAACTCATGTGTGA
- the LOC124472796 gene encoding uncharacterized protein LOC124472796 isoform X2: MDIEYIFWRFNLTHSVLRYSNESKNPLKVYQEYENRVDLNPKTYTLVLKNLQETDNGIYSAKITDHRGYEKDVAKHELHVHEAVPDLEFTMLLIYFNSTEGYCNVSVTCAAGDSSVAYTCDPGGCTQDLAVLVTPQLLLGVTGAGGTVVCNGSNLVSARSRWGRMSDVCTEELVSSPMSLLGPTVILVDILTALLLIYLLLYCLVIRPKHTGVFTTTKKMKMKCASIELLHVNEFEEVLKDPSLPDYLRGAAIYSISRGRKPPLPRLGHPIPDHTDTYTLARL; this comes from the exons ATGGACATCGAGTACATCTTCTGGAGGTTTAACCTCACACACAGCGTGTTGCGCTACAGCAACGAGTCCAAAAACCCTCTGAAGGTCTACCAGGAGTACGAGAACCGGGTGGACCTGAACCCCAAGACCTACACTCTGGTTCTGAAGAACCTGCAGGAGACGGACAACGGGATCTACAGTGCCAAGATAACAGACCACCGTGGGTACGAGAAGGACGTGGCTAAGCATGAGCTGCACGTTCACG AGGCAGTCCCAGACCTGGAGTTCACCATGCTGCTCATCTACTTCAACTCCACCGAGGGCTACTGCAACGTGTCAGTGACCTGTGCGGCCGGGGACAGCTCCGTGGCCTACACCTGCGACCCGGGCGGCTGCACCCAGGACCTGGCGGTCCTCGTCACGCCGCAGCTGCTGCTGGGCGTCACCGGGGCCGGCGGCACGGTGGTGTGCAACGGCAGCAACCTGGTCAGCGCCAGGAGCCGGTGGGGCCGCATGAGTGACGTCT GCACTGAGGAGCTGGTCTCCTCTCCCATGTCTCTGCTGGGGCCCACTGTGATCCTGGTGGACATCctcactgccctcctcctcatctacctccttctctactgcctGGTCATCAGACCTAAACACACAGGAG TATTCACCACcacaaagaaaatgaaaatgaaatgtgCCTCCATCGAG TTGCTGCACGTGAATGAGTTTGAGGAAGTGTTGaaggacccctccctccctgactatCTGAGAGGAGCAGCCATCTATAGCATATCACGAGGCAGGAAGCCCCCTCTGCCTCGCCTGGGACACCCCATACCAGACCACACAGACACCTACACACTGGCCAGACTATAG
- the LOC124472794 gene encoding ATP-sensitive inward rectifier potassium channel 10-like, with amino-acid sequence MTSATPPSSRSSSPQKVCHSQTQTDILKPLLGGGSSGGGGTLRRRRRVLSKDGRSNVRIEHISGRSALYIRDLWTTFLDMQWRYKFFLFTATFAGTWFLFGMLWYLVALVHGDLIEFDPPSNHTPCVMQMQTLTGAFLFSLETQTTIGYGFRCITEECPAAIILLILQLVITMVMEIFITGTFLAKVARPKKRGETVKFSQHAVVSSHEGRPCLMIRVANMRKSLLLGCQVSGKLLQTSLTKEGETVRLDQRNVPFQVDMSSDSPFLILPLTFYHIIDDLSPLRAWAAKGGGWTDLDLADFELLVIMSATVEPTSATCQVRTSYLPDEILWGYEFPPVVSLSPSGKYVADFAFFDKVAKTKTTPVFKSSSSGSPQHGYQGGGGGGGGEGADPEKIRLEQSYRERGEEGGGGRGRVRDSSPLSVRISNV; translated from the exons ATGACATCCGccacacccccttcctcccgtAGCTCCTCCCCCCAGAAGGTGTGTCACTCCCAGACGCAAACGGACATTCTGAAGCCCCTGTTGGGCGGCGGGAGCTCGGGCGGGGGCGGGACcctgcggaggaggaggcgtgtGCTCTCCAAGGATGGGCGAAGCAACGTGCGCATCGAGCACATCAGTGGGCGGAGCGCCCTGTACATACGTGACCTCTGGACCACCTTCCTGGACATGCAGTGGCGCTACAAGTTTTTCCTCTTCACCGCCACCTTCGCCGGGACCTGGTTCCTGTTTGGGATGTTGTGGTACCTTGTGGCGTTGGTGCATGGAGACCTAATCG agTTTGACCCACCGTCCAACCACACTCCCTGCGTGATGCAGATGCAGACCCTCACGGGAGCCTTCCTCTTCTCGCTGGAGACGCAGACCACCATTGGCTACGGCTTCCGCTGCATCACCGAGGAGTGTCCCGCCGCCAtcattctcctcatcctccagctaGTTATCACCATGGTGATGGAGATCTTCATCACTGGAACCTTCTTGGCAAAG GTGGCTCGGCCAAAGAAGAGAGGTGAGACCGTCAAGTTCAGCCAGCACGCCGTGGTGTCCAGTCACGAGGGACGACCCTGCCTCATGATCCGGGTAGCCAACATGCGCAAGAGCCTCCTGTTGGGTTGCCAG GTGAGCGGGAAGCTGCTCCAGACGTCCCTGACCAAGGAGGGGGAGACGGTGCGTCTGGACCAGAGGAACGTGCCCTTCCAGGTGGACATGTCCAGCGACAGCCCCttcctcatcctgcccctcACCTTCTACCACATCATCGACGACCTCAGCCCCCTGAGGGCCTGGGCTGCCAAGG GTGGTGGATGGACAGATCTGGACCTGGCTGACTTTGAGCTGCTGGTGATCATGAGTGCCACTGTGGAGCCCACCTCAGCCACCTGCCAGGTGCGCACCTCCTACCTCCCTGATGAGATCCTGTGGGGCTACGAGTTCCCCCCCgtggtctccctctccccctctgggaAGTACGTGGCCGACTTTGCCTTCTTCGACAAGGTGGCCAAGACCAAAACCACGCCCGTCTTCAAGTCGTCCTCGTCGGGCTCCCCGCAGCACGGTTACCAGggcgggggaggcgggggaggcggGGAGGGCGCGGACCCGGAGAAGATCCGCCTGGAGCAGAGCTaccgggagaggggggaggaaggggggggaggcagggggagggtgagagacagtaGCCCGCTCAGCGTGCGCATCAGTAATGTTTGA